One Lacunisphaera limnophila DNA window includes the following coding sequences:
- the gmd gene encoding GDP-mannose 4,6-dehydratase has protein sequence MKKALITGITGQDGSYLAELLLAKGYEVHGIIRRASTFNTSRIDHLYRDPHINGVKLILHYGDLADSVQMVKLLYDLQPDEIYNLGAQSHVRVSFDIPEYTGDVVGLGAVRILEAIREAGLVKKCRYYQASSSEMFGKVQEVPQVETTPFWPRSPYGCAKMYAHWLTVNYRESYHLHASSGILFNHESPRRGETFVTRKITRAATRIKLGLQDKLYMGNLDAQRDWGYAKEYVEMMWVMLQQDQPDDYVVATNETHTVKEFIQETFGLLNLDWEKYVNYDARYERPAEVELLIGNPAKAKKQLGWEPKVKFKELVKIMTESDLELAKREAQIANLPKP, from the coding sequence ATGAAAAAAGCCCTGATCACCGGCATCACCGGACAAGATGGATCCTACCTGGCCGAGCTGCTGCTCGCCAAGGGCTACGAGGTCCATGGCATCATCCGCCGCGCCTCCACCTTCAACACGAGCCGGATCGACCACCTGTACCGTGATCCGCATATCAACGGGGTGAAGCTCATCCTGCACTATGGCGACCTGGCTGACTCCGTGCAAATGGTGAAGCTGCTCTACGACCTCCAGCCCGACGAGATCTACAACCTCGGGGCCCAGTCGCATGTGCGCGTCTCCTTCGACATCCCGGAGTACACCGGCGATGTGGTCGGTCTCGGCGCCGTGCGCATCCTCGAGGCCATCCGCGAGGCCGGACTGGTGAAGAAGTGCCGGTATTACCAGGCCTCCTCCTCCGAGATGTTCGGCAAGGTGCAGGAAGTGCCGCAGGTGGAGACCACGCCTTTCTGGCCGCGTTCGCCGTATGGCTGCGCCAAGATGTATGCGCACTGGCTCACGGTGAACTACCGCGAGAGCTACCACCTGCACGCCTCCAGCGGCATCCTCTTCAACCATGAGAGCCCGCGCCGCGGCGAGACCTTCGTCACCCGCAAGATCACCCGCGCGGCCACCCGCATCAAGCTGGGCCTGCAGGACAAGCTTTACATGGGCAACCTCGACGCCCAGCGCGACTGGGGCTACGCCAAGGAATACGTCGAGATGATGTGGGTCATGCTCCAGCAGGACCAGCCTGACGACTACGTGGTCGCGACCAACGAGACGCACACGGTCAAGGAGTTCATCCAGGAGACCTTCGGCCTGCTGAACCTCGATTGGGAGAAATACGTGAACTACGACGCCCGGTACGAGCGCCCCGCCGAGGTCGAGTTGCTCATCGGCAACCCCGCCAAGGCCAAGAAGCAGCTCGGCTGGGAGCCCAAGGTGAAGTTCAAGGAGCTCGTGAAAATCATGACCGAGTCCGACCTCGAACTCGCCAAGCGCGAGGCCCAGATCGCGAATCTGCCCAAACCGTGA
- a CDS encoding GDP-L-fucose synthase family protein: MRLFIAGHNGMVGGALVRRFAAEPGVTLLLRTRKELDLTNQAAVTAFYAAEKPDTVIMAAAKVGGIHANNTYPADFLFDNLAIAANTIHGAYQAGVKRLLFLGSSCIYPKLAPQPMPESCLLTGPLEPTNEAYAIAKIAGLKLCEYYRKQHGVLYHSGMPTNLYGPGDNYHLQNSHVLPALIRKFDEAKAAGRPEVVAWGTGSPKREFLHVDELADACAFLLRQTNPPDLINIGTGTDVTIKELTEIVADTVGFPGRIVWDATKPDGTPRKLMDVSRLAALGWTARIGLREGVRRAHASYQAEKAAGTLRQ, translated from the coding sequence ATGAGACTCTTCATCGCAGGACACAACGGCATGGTCGGGGGCGCGCTCGTGCGGCGCTTTGCCGCCGAGCCCGGCGTCACCCTCCTCCTGCGTACCCGGAAGGAGCTCGACCTGACCAACCAGGCGGCGGTCACGGCGTTCTACGCCGCGGAAAAACCCGATACCGTCATCATGGCCGCGGCCAAGGTCGGGGGCATCCACGCCAACAACACCTATCCGGCTGACTTCCTGTTCGACAACCTGGCGATCGCGGCGAACACCATCCACGGCGCCTATCAGGCCGGGGTAAAGCGCCTGCTGTTTCTCGGCAGCTCGTGCATCTACCCGAAGCTCGCCCCGCAGCCGATGCCGGAGAGCTGCCTGTTGACCGGTCCGCTCGAGCCGACCAACGAGGCCTACGCCATCGCCAAGATCGCCGGCCTCAAGCTCTGCGAGTATTACCGCAAGCAGCACGGGGTGCTCTACCACTCCGGCATGCCGACCAATCTGTACGGCCCGGGCGACAATTACCACCTGCAGAACTCGCACGTGTTGCCGGCCTTGATCCGCAAGTTCGACGAGGCCAAGGCCGCCGGTCGGCCCGAGGTCGTCGCCTGGGGCACCGGTTCGCCCAAGCGCGAGTTTCTCCACGTGGATGAACTGGCAGACGCCTGCGCCTTCCTGCTGCGGCAGACCAATCCGCCCGATCTGATCAACATCGGCACCGGCACGGATGTCACCATCAAGGAACTCACCGAGATCGTGGCCGACACCGTGGGCTTCCCGGGCCGGATCGTGTGGGATGCCACCAAGCCGGACGGCACCCCCCGCAAGCTGATGGACGTCTCGCGGCTGGCCGCGCTTGGTTGGACCGCCCGCATCGGGTTGCGGGAGGGCGTGCGCCGGGCCCACGCCAGCTACCAGGCGGAAAAAGCCGCCGGCACGCTGCGGCAGTAA
- a CDS encoding DUF4870 domain-containing protein, protein MSTSDTPPVVGTSEERTVAILSYITIIGFIVAIVMHSSKKTKLGAYHLRQMLGLILTGLVGGVVGVIPFIGWVALPLIWIGLLVLWVMGLLAAVNGQVKPVPVLGEQYQKWFGNAFE, encoded by the coding sequence ATGTCCACCTCTGATACACCTCCCGTCGTTGGCACATCCGAGGAGCGCACCGTCGCCATCCTCAGTTACATCACCATCATTGGTTTCATCGTCGCGATCGTGATGCACAGCAGCAAGAAGACGAAGCTCGGCGCCTACCACCTGCGGCAGATGCTGGGTCTGATCCTGACCGGTCTGGTCGGTGGCGTGGTGGGCGTGATCCCCTTCATCGGCTGGGTGGCGCTGCCCCTCATCTGGATCGGTTTGCTGGTCCTTTGGGTCATGGGCCTGCTCGCGGCGGTCAACGGCCAGGTCAAGCCCGTCCCCGTCCTTGGCGAGCAATACCAGAAGTGGTTTGGTAACGCCTTTGAGTGA
- the prfB gene encoding peptide chain release factor 2 (programmed frameshift) — translation MIAPETFSHLDNLKKRAGYLWRFLDVEQKQREIEAMEAQMGDPTFWDNNERAQKHIAKLNGLKKTIGGLVGFNKRLDDAAVMIELIEMATPAEQEAAAKELDTTVTAMIEELDLIEISSFLTGQFDRNNAIFSIQAGAGGTESNDWADILFRMYSRWCERRGFTVELMDVQPGDQAGISKATILIKGENAYGYAKAERGVHRLVRISPFDSNKRRHTSFCAVDVVAEINEDIQIEIPESEIRTDVYRSSGKGGQGVNTTDSAVRLTHIPTGTVVVCQNERSQIKNRASALNVLKARLYEKKLDEQRSEMEKFYGEKGEIGFGSQIRSYVLQPYQMVKDLRTGVSTSDTQGVLDGDLDRFITGWLRAGCPRHRNKDIQMDD, via the exons ATGATCGCTCCCGAAACCTTTTCCCACCTCGACAACCTAAAGAAGCGTGCCGGCTACTTATGGAGGTTTCTT GACGTCGAACAAAAGCAGCGCGAGATAGAGGCGATGGAGGCCCAGATGGGCGATCCGACCTTCTGGGACAACAACGAGCGCGCCCAGAAGCACATCGCCAAGCTGAACGGCCTGAAAAAGACCATCGGCGGTCTGGTGGGCTTCAACAAGCGGCTGGATGATGCCGCCGTCATGATCGAGCTGATCGAGATGGCCACCCCCGCCGAGCAGGAGGCCGCCGCGAAGGAACTCGACACGACCGTGACCGCGATGATCGAGGAACTCGACCTGATCGAGATCTCCTCCTTCCTCACCGGCCAGTTCGACCGCAATAACGCTATCTTCAGCATCCAGGCCGGCGCGGGCGGCACCGAATCCAACGACTGGGCCGACATCCTCTTCCGCATGTATTCCCGTTGGTGCGAGCGCCGCGGCTTCACGGTCGAGCTGATGGACGTCCAGCCGGGCGACCAGGCCGGCATCTCCAAGGCGACGATCCTGATCAAGGGCGAGAACGCCTACGGCTACGCCAAGGCCGAGCGCGGCGTGCACCGCCTCGTGCGCATCAGCCCCTTCGACTCCAACAAGCGCCGGCACACCTCCTTCTGCGCGGTGGACGTCGTCGCCGAGATCAACGAGGACATCCAGATCGAGATTCCCGAGTCCGAGATCCGGACCGATGTCTACCGTTCCTCCGGCAAGGGCGGCCAGGGCGTCAACACCACGGACTCCGCCGTGCGCCTCACGCACATTCCCACCGGCACCGTGGTCGTTTGCCAAAACGAACGTTCCCAGATCAAGAACCGCGCCAGCGCCCTGAACGTGCTCAAGGCGCGCCTGTATGAAAAGAAACTCGACGAGCAGCGCAGCGAGATGGAGAAATTCTACGGGGAAAAGGGCGAGATCGGCTTCGGCTCGCAGATCCGCAGCTATGTGCTCCAGCCCTACCAGATGGTGAAGGACCTGCGGACCGGCGTCAGCACCAGCGACACCCAGGGCGTGCTGGACGGCGATCTCGACCGCTTCATCACGGGCTGGCTGCGGGCCGGCTGCCCGCGCCACCGCAACAAGGACATCCAGATGGATGACTAA
- a CDS encoding LysM peptidoglycan-binding domain-containing protein, with protein sequence MGLLLGLLLLPGVARAQPAPDLATLRTRATGGDLEAQNALGNAHTNALLGLSRDFAEAFKWYRQAGDKGFAPAQFNLGLAYELGRGVAADERQAFKYYLMSAEQGFAPAQFNVGNMYASGRGIAQDLFEANLWYKQAAENGLVEAQFNLGLVYETGRGVKKDDGLAARWYRTAAERGYPRAQYNYALLLEEGRGVAKDAATAALLYRAAAEQGFAPAQVNYGVLLAEGRDGISRDPIQAYVWLSRAVQNGATPEARDALAATLTPEQLAAAQQAGGARVVSAAPVALPAGAPPAATGGDARVGELSSALAQAREANSRLAEANQRLEVENARLADEVARAGGSSPLVEQLRAQSSRLAEQVQALTADKEASERQAALLAAQVKDAEHDLALARSAGSATASPVPAVDVAAYESRIATLSARLEEATSELKALQTAHADLLAANQQLQRERDTLASAQPANASPAAATVDANALATLQRDNARLNEEVKRATVQLLALNRQLRAQTRAGGTAAEPAPDLTALNTRVQAATEEAARLQDENRRLAGRVAELESQPKPTTDDSLAPQLAQARQEAMALSERITGLLEEKAALETKATSWEQKATEALAASRGAGENEAALRRQLEDLQARLVEQDQAQARHLRDVAALTADNQALTERLARAETQLRQAASQTVSNDQLTNLQQELAASRSRTEELGMENRRLAAALAEQEQGGAATRARIEALEQELAAARTTEVEAGPELDRLRTALAAADRRAEILAAANTDLQGQLNLAQGAAATTDSLRRELIQANQALEKNAATTAELTAANQRLEGELAAAARQGDAQAALRDELAQARQDLAELTTLRESNSRLTAELARTTAARTPDAASTRELENLTTALGDSRRDLASAQARVADLEQALAEALTVRTRGTDDQNRVMADRDEANRTVEKLTAAVTELTAENQKLEQDLDNAQKSVAAALAAQSQAESAASPDAYQMEISTLNARLKQLETQVEEERSGAAREITTLAAQLQRTRETNRSLTEANRALLSAKESETAADRDAVAGLEGRVRELTAANEEMRRQAAQQVAELRAATGERDGLRAELADARQVAKVLPGLSDEKLALQERLEAVGGQLVTLQRDHEELEKVHAELNQQLLASQQVAEKSGADLAALQARVAAAEQADANHTESVAELTQTNQRLEQEREDMRRLVDSYRADIARLTQSVRTAEQLRTEAERGGQQNVDALAAQLAQVRREVEAARSGQARLTESYAAQERERQAIITQLRTENGALVARLNQAQGTLDQIAAAARLGTPASTIAAGGTPPVRPLPVPANEGRTHTVAEGDSLSRISLRYYGTPNRWQEIFQANRDVLQGSSALRVGMQLRIP encoded by the coding sequence GTGGGCCTGCTCCTCGGCCTGCTGTTGCTTCCCGGCGTAGCCCGGGCCCAGCCCGCCCCTGACCTGGCCACCCTGCGCACGCGGGCGACGGGTGGAGATCTGGAGGCCCAGAACGCCTTGGGCAATGCCCATACGAATGCCTTGCTCGGACTTTCCCGGGATTTTGCGGAGGCTTTCAAATGGTACCGGCAGGCGGGGGACAAGGGTTTTGCCCCGGCGCAGTTCAACCTCGGCCTCGCCTACGAACTGGGGCGCGGCGTGGCGGCGGACGAGCGGCAGGCCTTCAAGTATTACCTCATGTCGGCGGAGCAGGGTTTCGCGCCGGCGCAGTTCAATGTCGGCAACATGTACGCCTCCGGCCGGGGCATCGCGCAGGACCTGTTCGAGGCCAATCTTTGGTACAAGCAGGCGGCCGAGAACGGGCTCGTCGAGGCGCAGTTCAATCTCGGCCTGGTCTACGAGACGGGCCGGGGCGTGAAGAAGGATGATGGGCTCGCCGCCCGCTGGTATCGGACGGCCGCGGAACGCGGGTACCCCCGCGCCCAATACAATTACGCGCTGCTGCTCGAGGAAGGGCGGGGTGTGGCCAAGGATGCCGCCACCGCCGCCCTGCTTTACCGGGCGGCGGCGGAACAGGGTTTTGCCCCCGCGCAAGTCAACTACGGGGTGCTGCTCGCCGAAGGGCGGGACGGCATCAGTCGCGATCCGATCCAGGCCTACGTGTGGCTGAGCCGCGCCGTGCAAAATGGCGCCACCCCCGAGGCCCGGGATGCGTTGGCCGCCACCCTGACGCCGGAGCAACTGGCCGCGGCCCAGCAGGCCGGCGGTGCCCGGGTCGTCAGCGCCGCCCCGGTCGCCCTTCCCGCCGGCGCCCCGCCGGCCGCAACCGGCGGAGATGCGCGAGTCGGCGAGCTCAGCAGCGCCCTCGCGCAGGCCCGCGAGGCCAATTCCCGCCTGGCGGAGGCCAACCAGCGGCTCGAGGTGGAGAATGCCCGTCTGGCGGACGAGGTCGCGCGTGCAGGCGGTAGCAGCCCCTTGGTCGAACAACTCCGCGCCCAAAGCAGCCGTCTCGCCGAGCAGGTCCAAGCCCTCACCGCCGACAAGGAGGCGAGCGAGCGTCAGGCCGCGCTGCTGGCCGCCCAGGTCAAGGACGCCGAGCATGATCTCGCCCTCGCCCGGTCGGCCGGTTCGGCCACGGCGAGCCCGGTCCCGGCGGTGGACGTGGCCGCCTACGAAAGCCGCATCGCCACCCTCTCCGCCCGCCTGGAGGAGGCGACCTCCGAATTGAAGGCCCTCCAGACGGCCCATGCCGATCTCCTGGCGGCCAACCAGCAGCTGCAACGGGAGCGCGATACCCTGGCTTCGGCCCAACCGGCCAACGCCTCCCCCGCGGCCGCCACGGTGGATGCCAATGCCTTGGCCACGCTTCAGCGCGATAACGCCCGCCTTAATGAGGAGGTCAAACGGGCCACGGTGCAACTGCTCGCCCTCAACCGGCAGCTCCGGGCCCAGACCCGGGCCGGCGGCACCGCGGCCGAGCCGGCGCCTGATCTCACCGCTTTGAACACCCGGGTGCAGGCTGCCACCGAGGAAGCCGCCCGCCTGCAGGACGAAAACCGTCGCCTTGCCGGCCGGGTGGCCGAGCTTGAAAGCCAGCCCAAGCCGACCACCGACGACTCCCTCGCGCCCCAGCTGGCTCAAGCCCGCCAAGAGGCGATGGCCCTGAGTGAACGCATCACCGGATTGCTGGAGGAGAAAGCCGCCCTGGAAACCAAGGCAACGAGCTGGGAACAGAAAGCCACGGAGGCGCTGGCCGCCTCCCGCGGGGCCGGCGAAAACGAGGCCGCGCTCCGTCGCCAGCTGGAAGATCTCCAGGCCCGGCTGGTGGAGCAGGACCAAGCCCAGGCCCGGCACCTCCGGGACGTCGCGGCGCTGACGGCCGACAATCAGGCGCTGACCGAGCGGCTGGCGCGCGCCGAAACACAATTACGCCAGGCCGCCAGCCAGACGGTGTCCAATGATCAACTGACCAACCTCCAACAGGAACTCGCGGCGAGCCGGTCCCGGACTGAGGAGTTGGGGATGGAAAACCGCCGGCTGGCCGCGGCGCTGGCCGAGCAGGAACAGGGCGGGGCGGCGACGCGCGCCCGGATCGAGGCGCTGGAGCAGGAACTTGCCGCCGCCCGGACCACCGAGGTCGAGGCGGGGCCCGAACTCGACCGGTTGCGTACAGCGCTGGCTGCCGCGGACCGCCGGGCCGAAATCCTGGCCGCCGCCAACACGGATTTGCAGGGCCAGCTCAACCTCGCGCAGGGGGCGGCCGCGACGACCGACAGTCTCCGCCGTGAGCTGATTCAAGCCAACCAGGCCTTGGAGAAAAACGCGGCGACGACGGCCGAGTTGACCGCCGCCAACCAGCGGCTGGAAGGCGAGCTCGCGGCCGCAGCCCGACAGGGGGACGCGCAAGCCGCACTCCGCGACGAGTTGGCCCAAGCCCGGCAGGATCTTGCCGAACTCACCACGCTGCGCGAAAGCAACAGCCGACTCACCGCCGAGCTGGCCCGCACCACCGCCGCCCGCACCCCGGACGCGGCGTCGACCCGGGAGTTGGAGAATCTCACGACCGCGCTGGGGGACAGCCGGCGGGACCTGGCCTCCGCGCAGGCCCGGGTCGCCGACCTGGAGCAGGCCCTGGCCGAGGCGCTGACCGTGCGCACCCGCGGCACGGATGACCAGAATCGGGTCATGGCCGACCGCGACGAGGCCAACCGCACCGTGGAGAAACTCACCGCCGCGGTGACCGAGCTTACCGCCGAAAACCAGAAACTGGAGCAGGATCTCGACAACGCCCAGAAGTCCGTGGCCGCGGCCCTGGCTGCCCAGTCGCAGGCCGAGAGCGCCGCCAGCCCGGATGCCTATCAGATGGAGATCAGCACCCTCAACGCGCGCCTGAAGCAGTTGGAGACGCAGGTGGAGGAGGAGAGGAGCGGCGCAGCGCGTGAGATCACGACACTGGCCGCCCAGCTGCAGCGCACGCGCGAGACCAACCGCTCGCTCACCGAGGCCAACCGCGCGCTGTTGTCGGCGAAGGAGAGCGAGACTGCGGCGGATCGCGACGCGGTGGCCGGCCTGGAGGGCCGCGTGCGCGAGCTGACTGCGGCCAACGAGGAAATGCGCCGGCAGGCGGCGCAGCAGGTCGCGGAGCTCCGCGCCGCCACGGGCGAGCGCGACGGCCTGCGAGCCGAGCTGGCCGACGCCCGGCAGGTCGCCAAGGTCCTGCCCGGCCTCAGCGACGAGAAACTGGCCTTGCAGGAGCGCCTCGAGGCCGTGGGCGGCCAGCTGGTGACCCTCCAGCGCGACCATGAGGAATTGGAAAAGGTCCACGCGGAGCTGAACCAGCAATTACTGGCGAGCCAGCAGGTGGCAGAAAAGAGCGGGGCCGACCTGGCCGCGCTGCAGGCCCGCGTGGCCGCGGCGGAACAAGCCGATGCGAACCACACGGAGTCCGTGGCCGAGCTCACCCAGACCAACCAGCGGCTCGAGCAGGAACGCGAGGACATGCGCCGGCTCGTGGATTCGTACCGCGCCGACATCGCCCGCCTGACCCAATCAGTGCGGACCGCCGAGCAACTGCGGACCGAGGCGGAACGCGGCGGCCAGCAGAACGTCGATGCGCTGGCGGCACAGCTGGCGCAAGTGCGACGGGAGGTGGAGGCGGCCCGCAGCGGTCAGGCCCGCCTAACCGAGTCCTACGCCGCTCAGGAACGCGAACGGCAGGCGATTATCACCCAGTTGCGCACCGAGAACGGCGCCCTCGTGGCGCGACTCAACCAGGCCCAGGGCACGCTGGACCAGATCGCCGCGGCGGCCCGGCTCGGCACCCCGGCTTCCACCATTGCCGCAGGCGGGACCCCGCCCGTGCGCCCGCTGCCCGTCCCGGCTAACGAGGGGCGCACCCATACCGTGGCCGAGGGGGATTCGCTGTCCCGCATCAGCCTGCGGTACTATGGCACGCCGAACCGCTGGCAGGAAATCTTTCAGGCCAACCGCGATGTCCTGCAGGGCAGCAGTGCGCTCCGCGTCGGCATGCAGCTGCGGATCCCCTGA
- a CDS encoding XRE family transcriptional regulator gives MKEDKLKRFETTSTEYLREEGLYGDVEANAMKHVVAAALTQRMERLGLTVSELARELGTSRAAVNRVFDPLNTSLTLTTLARTAAALGCRVKIEIVLPR, from the coding sequence ATGAAAGAGGACAAACTGAAGCGTTTTGAGACCACATCCACCGAATACCTGCGGGAAGAAGGCCTGTATGGGGATGTCGAGGCCAATGCCATGAAGCATGTGGTCGCCGCGGCGCTGACGCAGCGGATGGAACGCCTGGGCCTGACGGTTTCCGAGCTGGCGCGGGAGCTGGGGACCAGCCGGGCCGCGGTGAACCGGGTTTTCGATCCGTTGAACACCTCCCTGACCCTGACCACGCTGGCCCGGACGGCCGCCGCGCTGGGTTGCCGGGTGAAGATTGAGATCGTGCTGCCGCGCTGA
- a CDS encoding DUF3500 domain-containing protein has protein sequence MPRPTLIAALLLLGLTAARAHSEPSPAQEMAVAARAWLDSLALPQRQQAVYPLADAERENWHFVPRDRHGLPLKSMSPAQQQLARQLVAAGLSERGLLTTDAIIALEDVLFAMEGATRRDRGLYYFTVFGVPDDHGTWGWRLEGHHLSVNILIADGSRIAVTPMFFGSNPAEVRITHAQQGRRALAAEEDLGRSLVRSLDPEQLTVALIADHAPADIITGNDREAQLAHPTGLPFASMTPAQQEHLRALVAVYAGRLRPEIATAELQRIADRGWHQVHFAWAGSLTPRQPHYYRIHSPDFVIEYDNIQNDSNHIHTTWRNFTGDFGRDLLREHREHDHAAGK, from the coding sequence ATGCCCCGCCCCACCCTGATCGCCGCCCTGCTGCTGCTGGGCCTCACCGCCGCCCGTGCCCACTCCGAACCCTCCCCGGCGCAGGAGATGGCCGTCGCCGCCCGCGCCTGGCTCGACTCGCTGGCCCTCCCGCAACGTCAGCAGGCGGTCTACCCGCTGGCGGACGCGGAGCGGGAAAACTGGCACTTCGTCCCCCGCGACCGCCACGGTCTGCCGCTGAAAAGCATGTCGCCCGCCCAACAACAACTGGCCCGCCAGCTGGTCGCCGCCGGCCTGAGCGAGCGCGGGTTGCTGACCACCGACGCCATCATCGCGCTGGAGGACGTGCTGTTCGCCATGGAAGGAGCAACCCGCCGCGATCGGGGGCTCTATTATTTCACCGTCTTTGGCGTGCCCGACGACCACGGCACCTGGGGGTGGCGGCTCGAGGGCCATCACCTTTCGGTCAACATCCTGATCGCCGATGGCTCCCGGATCGCCGTCACCCCGATGTTCTTCGGCTCCAACCCGGCCGAGGTGCGCATCACGCACGCCCAGCAGGGCCGGCGCGCGCTGGCGGCCGAGGAAGACCTGGGCCGCAGCCTGGTGCGGTCCCTCGACCCGGAGCAGCTGACCGTCGCACTCATCGCCGACCACGCCCCGGCGGACATCATCACCGGCAACGATCGCGAGGCACAGCTCGCCCACCCAACCGGCCTGCCCTTCGCCTCGATGACGCCCGCCCAGCAGGAACACTTGCGCGCCCTGGTCGCCGTCTACGCCGGCCGCCTGCGCCCCGAGATCGCCACCGCCGAGCTCCAGCGGATCGCGGACCGGGGCTGGCATCAGGTGCATTTCGCCTGGGCCGGGAGCCTGACCCCGCGGCAGCCCCATTATTACCGCATCCACAGCCCGGACTTCGTCATCGAGTACGACAACATCCAGAACGACTCGAACCACATCCACACCACGTGGCGTAACTTCACCGGTGATTTCGGCCGCGACCTCCTCCGGGAACACCGCGAGCACGACCACGCGGCGGGAAAATAA
- a CDS encoding PIG-L deacetylase family protein has product MSHSPLGLRLVLAGLCSGLLAVSLVAQRPHFAPQGDYAYDLGATETNGRTVQLDATGFDWPADLAPADTVFLEISLTASPGQNPGLKAVRGALAVRQVFEAETRGRRFLDVSPLVKAEGGRVALTGTGLTWSPGPARLFTYRNAPLAGRRVLVLAPHPDDAEIAAFGVYRQTQADVITVTSGDAGGDNFKVLFTEPAEHYRVKGWIRTWDSISVPFYGGVYPGKARNLGYYDATLKRLQAAPAAVVPPLLAALEDPGYYRKLNVDPALRDRPFHGTWEALVNDLVWELERVRPEVIVAPHPLLDNHADHQFTTIALIDALARWPGACELYLYTNHALENEAWPLGDRDAMSGLPPTSHGGLFFRRLYSHPLSPFEQKLKLVALEGMHDLRAFDLRDGTPVSESDREAWADYDYYRRGPRPNELYFVVTREEAFRLRDAFLAPR; this is encoded by the coding sequence ATGAGCCACTCACCCCTTGGCCTCAGGCTGGTATTGGCCGGTCTTTGCTCTGGTTTGCTGGCGGTTTCGCTGGTGGCCCAGCGACCGCATTTTGCGCCGCAAGGCGACTACGCGTACGACCTCGGAGCCACCGAGACCAACGGGCGGACCGTCCAGCTGGACGCGACGGGCTTTGACTGGCCCGCTGATCTGGCTCCCGCCGACACCGTCTTTTTAGAAATATCGCTCACGGCAAGCCCGGGCCAGAACCCGGGGCTCAAGGCGGTGCGCGGTGCGCTGGCGGTCCGGCAGGTTTTCGAGGCCGAGACCCGGGGCCGCCGGTTTTTGGATGTGAGCCCGCTGGTGAAGGCCGAAGGGGGACGGGTCGCCCTGACTGGCACCGGGTTGACGTGGTCGCCCGGTCCGGCTCGCCTCTTCACCTATCGCAACGCCCCGCTGGCGGGTCGCCGGGTTCTGGTGCTGGCGCCGCATCCTGATGATGCCGAGATCGCGGCGTTCGGCGTCTACCGGCAGACGCAGGCCGATGTGATCACCGTGACCTCCGGGGATGCGGGCGGCGACAATTTCAAGGTGCTGTTCACCGAACCGGCGGAGCACTACCGGGTGAAAGGCTGGATCCGCACTTGGGACAGCATCAGCGTGCCCTTTTATGGCGGCGTGTATCCGGGCAAGGCGCGCAATCTCGGCTACTATGACGCCACGCTCAAGCGCCTGCAGGCTGCCCCGGCGGCCGTTGTGCCGCCCCTGCTGGCCGCGCTTGAGGATCCGGGTTATTACCGGAAGCTGAACGTCGATCCCGCCCTGCGGGACCGGCCATTTCACGGAACTTGGGAAGCCTTGGTGAATGACCTGGTGTGGGAACTGGAGCGGGTCCGGCCGGAAGTCATCGTCGCGCCGCATCCGCTGCTCGACAACCACGCCGACCATCAGTTCACCACCATCGCGCTGATCGACGCCCTGGCCCGCTGGCCGGGCGCCTGCGAGCTCTATCTCTACACCAATCACGCGTTGGAAAACGAGGCATGGCCCTTGGGTGACCGTGACGCCATGAGCGGCCTGCCGCCCACCAGCCACGGTGGGTTGTTCTTCCGACGGCTCTACTCCCATCCGCTTTCACCCTTCGAACAAAAGCTGAAGCTGGTCGCGTTGGAGGGCATGCACGACCTGCGGGCCTTCGACCTGCGCGACGGCACGCCGGTGAGCGAGAGCGATCGCGAGGCGTGGGCCGATTACGACTATTACCGCCGCGGCCCGCGGCCCAACGAGCTGTACTTCGTGGTCACGCGGGAGGAGGCGTTCCGTTTGCGCGACGCGTTCCTCGCCCCGCGGTGA